The nucleotide window AGATGAATTATTAGGAGTTTTATATTCATTAAAGTATAACATTTCATGTCTTCTGGTTGTCCTATAGAAATGTGAAATTGCATCATGTTGATTATATTCATATTAAGTTAATTGTTGAAATCTACCATGTGAAGCACACTTCCAGCAGTgacaagaagaaaaaggaagaacatttATTGGCTGTCTAATAGAGTCCTAGAATTTaccaatttttgaaaattaaccacttatgttattacttcaagAATATAATGGAATGATACCGGGAATTGACCAAAACTATAAGGATTTTATTTTCGCACATCTTGAATAATGCATCAAGTATCAACCAGTTTCATTTTGCACATATACTTGTTAACTTTTCTTTCCCACAAAGCTGTAGGCAAATGTTGAAAGAATAAGTTGACATTTTCTTGCTTTTTGTAAGATTTTTTCACTTCATTGAAAGCCAAGCCACATTCTTTAGATGAAAGAGGGCAACGTAACGTAATTTGAgcattaaaaacaaattaacaaaTCATCTGCCTTTTGGAAACAGTTCTCTCATCCATCAATTTAAGATCAATCGTAGCCATCAATTGGAGATTCAAAGCACTAGCTAACATCAAGTACAATCTCTCTTATAAAAATCAGCACCTAAATAAGTACAATTTTGTGGTCCTGTGATCACAGCTAATTTGAACCAGGGAGATTACATCTCTATTCAATAAATAAGGACAATCAAGATAGGTCTACTTATTGACAACTGCACAAAGTACTAGGCATGTGGTATAGATGGATTATGAATTGGTAACAGACAACTATTTGATCTATAAAATGAGAGTACACCATCACAGATATAACTATCACAACAACGATATTATGACATTCTAATCAATCTATCAATAGActtgttttttacttttaacttattttttgtGAACCTATTTTTAAGTCTCTTGCCAAGAAACAAGTTGAGTATCCCGGATCAAACAAAAGAGAATGTGCCTTTCAAACCTGTCCCATAGTCTTGTTGGAGATCCTGATCGCTAATTACTGCCTCGATCGAGAACATTATCAGCTTTTTTTGTGTTTCGTTTTCATCCACTCCATAGGGGATGGTACCAAGAAATGTGTGTAGTTATGGTACCATGCTTGCTCCCATAATAGGAAAGGCTCATTGACTTCAATGGAAAGGGCTCTGTTGTCATAGAGGACTTGGGAATGATGAACATACTTTATTCAATAACATGTGCTTTTCTTCTGGTCCATACAACCTAAGGCAGGTAATGAACAATAGgctttatgaaatattatgctCTTGTCATATGCTCACAATAAAGACTGGGACTGAGGCCCCCCAGAAAACCGAAGGCAGGCAATGAGCACGGGTTTATGAAATATTATCCACGTTACCATATGCTTGCAAGGTGGGAAAGCAACAAGTTCCTGTAAGCAAAAGTAAAGTTATCAAACTTTTACATAGAGGAACAAGAAATTGCAGAAGTTCTTATACTTTTGCATACGAATAAGAAATTTGTGAACGAACTTGATAGAActgaattaattattaaaacagGCGTCCATTCAAAATCAGAACATCAACCAATTCATTGGCAAGACATTAAGAGAAAGATAAATATGAAAGTAAGATATCTAGACTTCTGTAATATAACCACCATCCACTTcatcaagaaaaaaacacagGCATCCTTGGAAAGTAAGGGCAAATGAGAAGATTGGAATTTCCCATTCAAGAGATTGTCATTGTATAATTTTGCATTGCTGAAGAGACATAAAGCTAGCGGTGCACACCTACTTAAGGCCCCagtaatttttatgtttgatcaAATGATATCAAGCAAAAAGACACTGAGTTTTTTGCCAAAACATATGATTCATCTTTTAGATCTTAATCTTGTAAACAGTGACCCACTTACTTTTTACCTTTCAAACTCCAAAGGAATATAATTCCATACACAATTTAGTTTTACAAATAAGTGTATTTACCCTCAAAATTGCATCACATGCTTCTTTTTGAAAGTACACAGAATTCCCTCAATGATTTCAACCATTTATCACTGCCAGCTGATATTTCTTCTTTCATCAAAACCATTATTCAATGAATGCCATTTTCCAtcaaatttttctttattaacaCCAAACAGCTAGCAAGAACCTGTAGAGTTATAAGGACACTTCACTACAGGATTCTACTCTCAGGAGAATCAGTAAATTAGAAGAGCATGCACCGTCAGAagcaaaaacattttttcacaTGGCAATACAACTAAAAGGATCAGCATCATTGAATCCACAGCCTATAGCATAAACAAAAAGGAAGAGAATGAGGAAACTTAGGATCCCAAGCAACAGGTACAACAGTATCACACTCACTTAAGGAAAATTACCCCACCCACACCCCAGAAATGACATTATTAACCATCTTTTTCATTTATGAGGTTGTCCAGTTATAACATAGTTTCAACTTCCCAAATCTTGCTATTAGAGAAGGCGACGGAATCAAAGAAAATCCATTAGTTTaaatcaaaagtaaaaacatCTTTGCCTTCAGAACATTATACTATAAGCTAGCATGCACCTACACCTTTACTTTACCTTTCTTTTAGGATTAACTTTGCATGCCATATAAACAACAGTAAACTACCTAAGACAACGACATATTGGTTTTGCATTGGATCAATGTCTATCTTTACTCTCAAGGCAACACACAGATTTTCACAAGACAGAAGTACTAGCATGGACTTATCTATGGCATGAACATTCAGGTCCCTATTCTGGTAGGGTAATTTGTCGACTGAAAAGGATATAACTCCCAACTTTAACTGCAGAGAAGATATCAGGAATTATGAAAAAACATTAACTCCAAGCAAAATTATTGTTAAAAGACTCTGAAGATGGTTTCACACCTGTGTAGGAAAACTCATCACATAATCATGTAGAACGAAGCTTTCTTCAGGATCATCAGACCCTGCCTTCACGGagtcaaaaatatttctcaGAATGAGGACAAGTTATCTCCCAGATGCCGGGGAGTGGCAATTGGTGCCTGCCGTGGGAGAGTGCTGCAAAATAAGGACAAGGGGTCGACTCTCATATAAGTCTCAGAGAGCAATCAATTTCAATAAATCTTATCATTCACATTGAGCTGCATAAAACTTTTAACTTTTAGTTTCCATTTTCGAATAAATGATCTGCATTGTTAGCAGTTAGTAATATACAGATGTGAACTGTAAACCTTGGATTGAGCTGCAAACCCAATCAATAAAATTGAATGTTCTTATCTTTCCAAGCGCAAAGGAAACAAGAGCCACAACAATTTAAAGGAGTGTTTTCTACCAATAATCCCCACAAGAACATATCCCTTCCTTAAAATGATGAAAACAATTTGAATCTCGCAAAATAATATGTCGATCAAAAACTCTTGACACGAATTTCATTGCATTATGGCAGTCACCACATACACGAAGGTTCTTCAAAATCCGAATTGGTACTCCTTTTGGCACATAAAGAAGCCCAAAAGCAATAGCCAATTTCTCACTGTGATAAGAAAGACTTTGTTCCCTTCCTTCTTCATTGATATCATGGAGAGAAAAAATTGTGTCTGGCACATATCCAGCTTCCTTTATCAATGCAATAACATCCTCAAGTTTTGAGTAAATTTCATCACTCTTTGAATGACTTCTTTCCTCAGATATAAATGTGTGCACCACTCCATTCATCTCAATCCAACTATAACCAGGCTCTTTGTTTAAACCCTTCGaattcatttttcttctaaGTTTTGCTGCATTTTCCCATTTTCCAGCAGCAGAATAGATATTTGACAACATAACATAAGGGACAGCATCTTGTGGTTCCAGCTGAAAGAGGGCCATTGAAGCTTTCTCTGCTAGATCTGTGTTCCCATGTACTCTACATGCAGCAAGCAACGCTTTCCACACAGTAGCATCAGGTTCAATATCCATTTCATTAACTAACTTCTCAGCCTCCTGTATTTTCCCCGCACGGCCCAAAAGATCGATCATACATGCATAGTGATCAGGGCCTGGTCTTATCCCATAATCTTTCTTCATTGAAGCGAAGTACTTCTTTCCATCGTCAACAAGGCCTGTATGGCTGCAGGCAAACAACAGGCCTATAAATGTAATAAAGTCAGGTTCTATTCCACTCGCAATCATCTCGTCAAAAAATCTCAGAGACTCCTTTCCTTTGCCATTCTGGGCATAAGCCACTATGAGAGCAGTCCAACTGATCACATTATGCATTTGCATTGAGATGAATACTTTTTTGGCATCTTCAAGGCACCCACAATTGGCATACATTGTCATAAGAGAATTATCAACTGATAATGATGCCTCAAGGCCAGATTTAATAAAATCCGCATGAACTTGCTGCCCAAGTTCATGTAGTGCCAACTCTGAGCAAGAACTTAGAACACTAGCAATGATAATTTGGTCTAGTTTAATTTCAGCCGTTCTCATCTCATAGAATAATTTCAGAGCTTCTTCATAAAAGCCATTGTGAGCACAACCAGTGACAAGTGATGTCCATGAGATTACATCCTTCTCAACCATGCTGTTGAAAACATTAATCGCACAAGCTAGGTCTCCCTGTTTGGCATACATATCAACAAGTGCATTACTAACAAGCTTGTAGCTCTCATATCCAGTTTTAACAACCAAGCAATGAAGACATTTCCCATTTTTGGGATCCTGCATACAAGCAAGGGAATTCAGAACTGAAGGGTACGTAAACTCATCCACTTCCATATCACAAGCATACATCTTTTTGAACAGAGACAGTGCCTCATCTGGAAATCCATTCCTCACATACCCAAGTATCATGGAATTCCAAGAAACTGCATGATTTACCTCCATCAGTTCCAATGCCTTCTTAGCACTGTGCAAATCTTCACTTTTACAATACATGTCGATTAACGAGCTTTGAACAAACACGTTGGCCTCAAAACCACCATTAACAATACAGCCATGTACCTGCACTCCAAATCTAATATCAGTGAGTGCAGCACATGAACTCAAAACACCTGGAAATGTATACTGGTTCGCCTCAATCCCTTCTGCACGCATGCTGCTAAAACACTGAATTGCTCTTAATGCATCACCATTTTGAGAATACCCATTAATCATAGCAGTCCAAGTAACATGATTTTTCCCATGAgacataatttgaaaaatacacTCAGCCTCCAAGACACGCTTAGACTTCGCATACATATCAATAAGTCCAGTCATTACAAAAACATTCATATCAAAACAAGTTTTAATAGCATATCCATGTATCTGTTCACCTCTCGAAAGCAAACCTTTTATCGCGCACATTCTCAAAATACTTCCCAATGTAAACTGACTAGGCCTATGCCCCTCACTTTGcatttgccaaaaaaattcaaatccttcAATTTCAAAACCATGCTTACAGTATCCACAAATAAGAGAAGACCAAGTAATTGAACTCTTAATTGGGATCTCCTCGAACACTTGCCTTGCTTCAACAAGCCTCCCTCCATTGGCATATGCCGCAACCATTGTAGTCCATGTAAACTCGTCTTTCTcaggcattttatcaaacatctTTCGTGCTTCATCAGTTTGACCCAGTTTTGACAActcattcaattttttatttttgtcaagtAAAGAACATTTTGGTTTTCGTATGATAGAACTTGCAAAGGTTTGAATCGTGCGATGAAGTTGCACAGACATATGGTGATACTGCTAGTATGaacataaaattttcattaggaaaattaatttgttCATATCATGTTTAGAATTGCATACTTTGTCTCATATAATTTTTGGATTTGCAATCTTCAAATTAACTAGTGGTATCTTGGTGCAATCATCTTGCTCTCTCCTATTGCAATTATCCTTAACACTTTGTTTgcattattgttaattgttgtttcataatatatcgtattgtattgttttaatgaatacaatgCCTGAATAGATTGTATCATTTTTTGTCGTTACATAATGTTACATATTCGTTATTTGAAATGATAAACCTACAAGAAtcgttacataatgtcacaTATTCATTATTTGAAATGATAAATCTACAAGAAAAATAGAGTACAGGGTAGAGATATTGTGAAAAAGTAGggtaaaacatgaaatataattattaaataataaataaagataaaatgagaagaaaatattaaggtaacgaCGCGACCACACCAAATCGGTCATTCCATAAAATAGGTCTTTTCATCGTTACCTAACAATAGATTTCAACGAtacgatacaataaaattttactaacaatcaaaacaaacactgtattgatttcttttgacttaaatttaagagaaaatacataattatccCATCGAACTTATACCCTTTTTTGAAGTAGACACCTTAAGTTTGCGGTCCTATCACCCCACGAAACTatttttaatcataataaatacaCTCTTTTAACCCATTTTCAAAGCATGTGCAATCTCAAGTTTAAGAGGCGCATGAAAGAGTAGAAATTAATCCCTAAACCAGTGTTTTAGTGCCACATGGCTTCaccaatttaaaatttgatttctttattaaatagacCACCTTCCATCTTCCACAAACCTCCATTGATGGCCATTGAAGAGCTCTCCATGTGCAGCCAAAAAAAAACTCTTATGTCAATTCAATAGTTTGATATATAAACCCACGTGAGATGTCATATGAACTTCTGGAGCTGGCGAGTTCCCAAAAAGTCCCTTTTCTATATTAACAAAAAAACTCTAGAATTGGCGAGTTCTCAAAAACAGATCAGTGTACAAATTCACTGCTCCTTTCTCTAAGTACCCAACAATCTGATTAGCTAATTTTGGGGATGCCGAATATGAATGAGTTGAAGAATACACCTTGAACTGCAAAGACTAATGCACGTTCGTACCATTTAGGGTTTGATAACAGATAGATCGATGAAGGTCATGAGATACATCCGTTCGTTCCCTACTTCTTCGAAGATGTTTGATAACATTGAGCCGGTATTGTTTACTTAACTTGATCACATTCTTGTGTACCCATAAACAAAGAAGATGTCATTTGAGCTATCACTATGAAATTCTCCAATGATAGAGCTTCTTCTATCCGCCACTGTTAAAGTTCTACAAACATATGTAATGGAGTTTCTAAAATTCTCTAGTAATCGAGaatgttcttcttcttcatcgtGATTTAGTACAAAATGTTTAAGATAAAAAAGGGAATTTGTCAAGATTTTGAACGGGTCTAGGTTTTACCCAACCCTTTATTAAAGAACCTGGAAAAAataaagttacattattttatttgggGTGAGACACACTCGCTGACAATACGATTGTAAATGTTGTAAATATGGTATATTTATTCTGGTTGAAAATAATTTCGTGGGGTAATAAGACTTTCACAAACTTAAGGTGTCTACTTTAAAAAATGGTATAAGTTCAAAGGggataattatgtattttttctaaatttaaacTTAAAAGGGGAGTTTTTGAATAAGCTTTTTTAAtgtgaattaaaaattaaaagccAAAAGTATCTTTTTAAATCTAATGTAAAGTGTTTTAAGTACTTTGTGTCTTTGTTGAAGACCTCTAAAAATTAAGAAgtgtttaaaaataataaaaatatctaaaaataaattaattcaaacatCATCAGAAAGTCCGCCTTTTCTTTTAATGAAGAAATAATCCAAAGTAGGTGCATTTTCTAACAAAATATATGgtactattattttattagtcCACATTTAATTAAACTCAATTTATTTACAACCCGACCTATTAAtcaagacatttttttttatatataataaaatgagATGAAGATGCACTAATAATTTAGAGCTATCCTAATCACCCCATTGATATTATAATATAGGCCATTTAATCCTTATAGCTTTATCTTTTTTCTACACCTCCTTTCTTCTCTCCTCCATTTGCTGGTTCTACCAACTCACTGAATATTGtaaccttttaaaaaataatcaattatgAAATCAGCAGACTGGTAGCAAGCAAAAACTTGTGGATCATATGTacacaataatattttatttaggaaCATTTTGACTTTTAATATTTCGCTTAATTTGtcgatttatatatattttggtatGGATTTGTCTGTACACATTTTTCTTGCATTACACACACATACTCTAGTAGGCTTTAGATCCTGCCCTTGACCgtgtattatattttttctaaccTTTTTGTCTTGTGGATTACGAGTCTATGCGAATTGGGTAATTTTAgtctaaattttgaatttttaatctagaatttagtaatttaaaacaataaagaattaaatttatgttgtaaaactaaagcaaaataagacaagaaatatagaaaatgaAAGCAATAGAATAGGGAGACAAGAGATGaaagtttttcttattatttcaaGTCTTCgagtgtatacaatatgaacccttatgtctctatttatagtgtaacatagaggcatacaaaaggttagtcataaacatgatattaacatgaatataatggatgAGGTTATGCAaatgaaaggttacaagaattaTGGTTATAAAGTTGGAGGTTATGAAGGTTAtgattatcttcataatggaggaaagtaattgagataatgggtgagagtaacttcttggtgtaaTGGACATtcacactataatattttataacactttcctttggatgtccatagataatatgcctcgttaaaaccttactaggaaaaaaaCCTGTGGGAAAAATCctaatgaaggaaaaagagtacacatatcttttaatacgctttgaatgttgcctcgttaaaaaccttaccGGGAAAACCCAATTGGAATAAAAccatggttaaggaaaagagtacaacgcgtatttttctccttttgataaaaactttacttgatatctcggagacgatgcattccaatcttatatcacaacttctcaaatattgatgttggcaatccttagtgaataagtttacaagattatcacttgaatgggtCTTTGAACGTcaatctcaccattttgttgaagatcgtGTGTGAAAAgacttttggtgaaatatgATTTGTTCGATctcctttgattgtatcctccccttcaattgagctatatattattttcgtaTATGGTGGCTGAAATattcttttcaaaagaaaatcacatattttctgaatatgatagatcatgattccAAACAAACACACTCCCGACTTAATTcatacatcaatattatttctgcatgatttgaagaagtggttactAATGTGATTCTTTGAATTTTCAAGATATTGTTGTGTCTCCATATGTAAATAATAGTTCATTTGCTATCGAGCTTTATGCAGATCAAATAATATTAtgcatctacataatcaaatcatttctgACTCGGggattgatcatttcaattttattgaagctcGCCTTTTCTTCTGAAAGAAAATCACACATTttctatgtgttgagtcacttgctttgttagtttcttgtcaTTACTTGAATGCTAATATGACAATCCTTTCACATAACTTTCGttatgtatatcaaataatcttctagcattcaccaattgcactaatccatgacattttaaattattttcatgagatcaaaaagaatttttctCTGTGTTAAGCAGTCTCAAAATCATTGGGTACTCAATGGAATTGctttaagaccttttaaatccttcaaggattttcatataaccttcatcgtctagttagacataataatcactcattatgcatattcaagtatttcatctattgccagactgaaacaagtctcattccatccaccactggagaatatatctccatttaataatgtcagATTTTTGCTAAAACCCTTTATGCCTCGAGGCACAAACCACACTTTATATCTTACGATTATACTTCGCACAATTATTCATTTGTACCACACTGACATTATATTTTGATCCATGAACTATAAGAtaaaaaacatcacttttctaagtgaaacaaaatatacttgaatagtgccAATAATTTATCTGTCCACACTATATGACAAATTCGAATTTAAGATCCTCGTAACATTTATAGCATTGAGTGCTGcttcatatcaaagatatcGTCGACGATTATTTTGATATCGATTTCAATACGACATAACTTATtgagatctcttcatttttcatcattttcaggtacctgaaTCTTTGCCAGAgtttttatgaagtgttatgtcatagtgctctttaaaaacacttacctcattatcatgaccattttgataatttgctcctCTCGTTCCTCAAGAAGTTTTATGTTTGGAATCGATTGGTCTATCACGCTTCTGGCGTACCATAGACTTTGTCCTTCGAGGACTATTTATTGGAGCATTTgcagcttaattaaaatataattggGTCAACATATACATCTGGCaaattattttcaacattttgcaaatgaattatctcttgaacttcaagttcatattttttcttaacgAGAATCTAGATAATTCACCCCACACATAATTTTCAACTGCTAAACATATCTCCTCGTAATGTTAGGAAATCTAACATTTACCCCAACCTCATTTGTGGATCCATCTTTGTGTgtggtggagcaataaaatcatatgtgcacacatcaaatttttagatgaaaattatttggttcttgaccctgaaccaattgtgataGGAGAAACTTGTTTGCTTGATGCATACacgttaaataaactcatctcatatcaaaattttatttgagagatttgttctcataatcaatggtctagctataattggaggcaaacaatttctgctaaaccaaccggtattatcaacataattttatagtttggaactgtgctcttaatttaacaatttgagcaaacaatcttacaaaaaccaatttgtaagttgatacaAATTCACATGTGACCATACTATAGATAtatctattaaatcataatagtaagCGGTCCACATGGCAGATGAACGGGCctatattcacctttttatatgttccaaataatttcagGGGATACCATCTCAACCTTAGTTGGTACaatgattattttatcatgagaacaagcaacacatgagaattcttgaagaatcttttatttcttcaacatataaccacatgaattctcaatttttttgcatcacatttgaacCAAAATGGTCAACCGGttatgccaactgatatttattctagtaaacttctagtttacttttgcatgcGATTTCATCATCATGCCAATATTTGTATACAACAAACAAGAGAAAGGCGGGTaaccttttatgtaaatattcataacccgctttgattgtagtaatctgaagatatttaatctttcaataatttacagtctcaatataatattttttttcaatttctccgaaacttaaaaagtttcttttgagacttactaccacctcaatattatgaactattttcatttttggatagtaacaaattagcTCTTCCGAAACTCTTAATTGAGTTTGTGTACTgccacaaatttcacaacaccattcttatggtgaccatctccttcaaggagaaaattattattattgtcatggttaaaattattacatgcaagacttatttcttgacaactaatgacaaatttg belongs to Solanum stenotomum isolate F172 chromosome 1, ASM1918654v1, whole genome shotgun sequence and includes:
- the LOC125862997 gene encoding putative pentatricopeptide repeat-containing protein At5g52630, with amino-acid sequence MSVQLHRTIQTFASSIIRKPKCSLLDKNKKLNELSKLGQTDEARKMFDKMPEKDEFTWTTMVAAYANGGRLVEARQVFEEIPIKSSITWSSLICGYCKHGFEIEGFEFFWQMQSEGHRPSQFTLGSILRMCAIKGLLSRGEQIHGYAIKTCFDMNVFVMTGLIDMYAKSKRVLEAECIFQIMSHGKNHVTWTAMINGYSQNGDALRAIQCFSSMRAEGIEANQYTFPGVLSSCAALTDIRFGVQVHGCIVNGGFEANVFVQSSLIDMYCKSEDLHSAKKALELMEVNHAVSWNSMILGYVRNGFPDEALSLFKKMYACDMEVDEFTYPSVLNSLACMQDPKNGKCLHCLVVKTGYESYKLVSNALVDMYAKQGDLACAINVFNSMVEKDVISWTSLVTGCAHNGFYEEALKLFYEMRTAEIKLDQIIIASVLSSCSELALHELGQQVHADFIKSGLEASLSVDNSLMTMYANCGCLEDAKKVFISMQMHNVISWTALIVAYAQNGKGKESLRFFDEMIASGIEPDFITFIGLLFACSHTGLVDDGKKYFASMKKDYGIRPGPDHYACMIDLLGRAGKIQEAEKLVNEMDIEPDATVWKALLAACRVHGNTDLAEKASMALFQLEPQDAVPYVMLSNIYSAAGKWENAAKLRRKMNSKGLNKEPGYSWIEMNGVVHTFISEERSHSKSDEIYSKLEDVIALIKEAGYVPDTIFSLHDINEEGREQSLSYHSEKLAIAFGLLYVPKGVPIRILKNLRVCGDCHNAMKFVSRVFDRHIILRDSNCFHHFKEGICSCGDYW